One window of the Nothobranchius furzeri strain GRZ-AD chromosome 3, NfurGRZ-RIMD1, whole genome shotgun sequence genome contains the following:
- the LOC107385260 gene encoding alpha-1,3-galactosyltransferase 2 isoform X2 — MGYIQKTKNVLKCVLLLPVVLCIVYFTGPSVRLMIGLLPMQRCTLGSAEMLILDNAADARLDLQSRPDVQTCTSWRAPIIWEGMFDPDLYDQTHRKQGSSVALTVFAVGRYLDAYLEAFLNSSEHHFMLGLPVSYYVFTDTPEKVKSIKLGPQRSLRVIQVQRHTRWQDISMMRMKTISDTIESDIRHHCTHVFCFDVDQVFTGRFGPEALGDSVALLHAHYYHLPGKLFTYDRNPKSQAYMETGDFYYHAAVFGGSWKDVKALTEACYKSIMEDKQNNVEALWHDESHLNKYLWIHKPSRILSPEYCWDTSIGYRSDIRVFRLLWAPKHYNKLRT, encoded by the exons ATGGG GTACATCCAGAAGACAAAGAATGTTTTGAAGTGTGTGCTTCTCCTTCCCGTTGTATTATGCATCGTTTACTTCACAGGTCCATCTGTTCG GCTCATGATAGGATTGCTGCCGATGCAGAGGTGTACGTTGGGAAGTGCAGAGATGCTGATCCTGGATAACGCTGCTGATGCCAGACTTGATCTTCA GTCCCGGCCTGATGTGCAGACTTGCACATCCTGGAGAGCTCCCATCATTTGGGAAGGGATGTTTGACCCCGATCTTTACGACCAGACCCACAGAAAACAAGGATCTTCTGTGGCATTAACTGTGTTTGCAGTTGGCAG GTACTTGGATGCTTACCTGGAGGCCTTCCTGAATTCATCAGAACATCACTTCATGTTGGGTTTACCGGTGTCGTATTACGTGTTTACAGACACACCTGAGAAAGTCAAGAGCATCAAACTCGGCCCTCAGCGAAGTCTTAGAGTGATCCAAGTGCAGAGACACACCAGGTGGCAGGACATCTCTATGATGCGAATGAAGACCATTTCAGACACCATAGAGTCAGATATTCGGCACCACTGCACACACGTCTTCTGTTTTGATGTGGATCAGGTGTTTACTGGGAGATTTGGGCCTGAAGCTCTGGGAGATTCTGTTGCTCTGCTTCACGCCCACTACTATCACCTTCCAGGGAAGCTGTTCACCTACGATCGCAACCCAAAGTCCCAGGCGTACATGGAAACCGGGGACTTTTACTACCACGCTGCTGTCTTTGGAGGATCCTGGAAGGACGTGAAGGCCTTGACTGAGGCGTGTTATAAAAGCATCATGGAGGACAAACAAAACAACGTGGAGGCTTTGTGGCATGACGAGAGTCATCTAAACAAATACTTATGGATTCACAAACCGAGCAGGATTCTTTCTCCAGAGTACTGCTGGGACACCAGCATTGGATACAGGAGTGACATACGGGTCTTTAGACTCCTGTGGGCACCAAAGCACTATAATAAGCTGCGCACATGA
- the LOC107385260 gene encoding alpha-1,3-galactosyltransferase 2 isoform X1 → MSRTYRYIQKTKNVLKCVLLLPVVLCIVYFTGPSVRLMIGLLPMQRCTLGSAEMLILDNAADARLDLQSRPDVQTCTSWRAPIIWEGMFDPDLYDQTHRKQGSSVALTVFAVGRYLDAYLEAFLNSSEHHFMLGLPVSYYVFTDTPEKVKSIKLGPQRSLRVIQVQRHTRWQDISMMRMKTISDTIESDIRHHCTHVFCFDVDQVFTGRFGPEALGDSVALLHAHYYHLPGKLFTYDRNPKSQAYMETGDFYYHAAVFGGSWKDVKALTEACYKSIMEDKQNNVEALWHDESHLNKYLWIHKPSRILSPEYCWDTSIGYRSDIRVFRLLWAPKHYNKLRT, encoded by the exons GTACATCCAGAAGACAAAGAATGTTTTGAAGTGTGTGCTTCTCCTTCCCGTTGTATTATGCATCGTTTACTTCACAGGTCCATCTGTTCG GCTCATGATAGGATTGCTGCCGATGCAGAGGTGTACGTTGGGAAGTGCAGAGATGCTGATCCTGGATAACGCTGCTGATGCCAGACTTGATCTTCA GTCCCGGCCTGATGTGCAGACTTGCACATCCTGGAGAGCTCCCATCATTTGGGAAGGGATGTTTGACCCCGATCTTTACGACCAGACCCACAGAAAACAAGGATCTTCTGTGGCATTAACTGTGTTTGCAGTTGGCAG GTACTTGGATGCTTACCTGGAGGCCTTCCTGAATTCATCAGAACATCACTTCATGTTGGGTTTACCGGTGTCGTATTACGTGTTTACAGACACACCTGAGAAAGTCAAGAGCATCAAACTCGGCCCTCAGCGAAGTCTTAGAGTGATCCAAGTGCAGAGACACACCAGGTGGCAGGACATCTCTATGATGCGAATGAAGACCATTTCAGACACCATAGAGTCAGATATTCGGCACCACTGCACACACGTCTTCTGTTTTGATGTGGATCAGGTGTTTACTGGGAGATTTGGGCCTGAAGCTCTGGGAGATTCTGTTGCTCTGCTTCACGCCCACTACTATCACCTTCCAGGGAAGCTGTTCACCTACGATCGCAACCCAAAGTCCCAGGCGTACATGGAAACCGGGGACTTTTACTACCACGCTGCTGTCTTTGGAGGATCCTGGAAGGACGTGAAGGCCTTGACTGAGGCGTGTTATAAAAGCATCATGGAGGACAAACAAAACAACGTGGAGGCTTTGTGGCATGACGAGAGTCATCTAAACAAATACTTATGGATTCACAAACCGAGCAGGATTCTTTCTCCAGAGTACTGCTGGGACACCAGCATTGGATACAGGAGTGACATACGGGTCTTTAGACTCCTGTGGGCACCAAAGCACTATAATAAGCTGCGCACATGA